One genomic window of Thermococcus indicus includes the following:
- a CDS encoding alpha-amylase family glycosyl hydrolase: MRAALAVILMMLMILPPSGAYAVPERGVVYQVMVDRFYDGNQSNNEPFYDPTHTSYRLYWGGDLEGLTEKLDYIASLGVSMIWVSPLNDNINKMAHGSAPYHGYWTRDYKRIEEHFGDWKAFRRLVEEAKKRGMCVSVDYVPNHSNPATDGEFGALYDNGTFVTDYYRDTRNATVNPITGIRENLYHHNGNIFTWSGIPLKYANLFGLADFNQLDPWVDSYLTEGAMLFADSGACGFRVDAVKHMELGWLEAFYLRLYSKGPLFIYGEYYSLSPERSDDLYELYRYSNVSPVLNIPIRENIVRTFGFVGSLETLSRTLEDYYSLFVYPNKQLNFLDSHDLVRFLNAAKRDDSVERFHMALALTMTLPGIPVIYYGDESYLVSKDGKGDPYNRPMMAFNNTTEAAHIIRILAELRKANDALAFGDFRTVYANYSVWAFERTFGSHRLLVVMNKGSPVNLTLNLEWSDGTYHDALYGAKMSVSNVKASLELPHNSIYVFHVEGEQKEPLIGSVTPYTAKPGQRILIGGAGFGSGGRVIIGGAEARVLSWNSTGILVEVPEVRTQKAWLDVVVETGGNVSEPAKLRYYSGNDVPALLAFNASLVNASLSGTLWIRGSLPELEEPRPMFKSSTGYYFTVVPLPQNVTFSVELYTGSSWGELSPLGITLYGKAGKTVLLDDKPPIENQISSTMPTTTIVHRPIGENPLPYLLASLLLLGAALIIWKKRG, translated from the coding sequence ATGAGGGCAGCCTTAGCTGTGATTTTGATGATGCTTATGATACTGCCCCCCTCCGGGGCCTACGCGGTGCCCGAGCGGGGCGTCGTTTACCAGGTGATGGTTGACCGATTCTACGATGGGAATCAGAGCAACAACGAGCCCTTCTACGATCCGACCCACACCAGCTACCGCCTCTATTGGGGAGGTGACCTGGAAGGCCTGACAGAAAAGCTCGACTACATAGCGAGCCTCGGCGTCTCCATGATATGGGTCTCTCCGCTCAACGACAACATAAACAAAATGGCACACGGCTCTGCCCCCTACCACGGCTACTGGACGCGCGACTACAAGCGCATAGAGGAGCACTTCGGTGACTGGAAAGCCTTCAGACGGCTTGTAGAGGAAGCCAAGAAGAGGGGCATGTGCGTGAGCGTTGACTACGTCCCCAACCACTCCAACCCGGCAACGGACGGCGAGTTTGGAGCGCTCTACGACAACGGCACGTTTGTAACCGACTACTACCGGGACACCAGGAACGCCACGGTGAACCCGATAACCGGAATCCGTGAGAACCTCTACCACCACAACGGCAACATATTCACCTGGTCGGGAATCCCCCTCAAGTACGCCAACCTCTTCGGTTTAGCTGACTTCAACCAGCTCGATCCCTGGGTCGATTCGTACCTCACCGAGGGGGCGATGCTCTTTGCCGATTCAGGTGCCTGCGGCTTCAGGGTCGACGCCGTCAAGCACATGGAACTCGGCTGGCTGGAGGCCTTTTATCTGCGCCTCTACTCCAAAGGGCCACTCTTCATCTACGGGGAGTACTACTCGCTCTCTCCGGAAAGGAGCGACGATTTGTACGAGCTCTACCGCTACTCCAACGTCTCGCCGGTCCTCAACATACCGATAAGGGAAAACATCGTGAGGACCTTCGGCTTCGTGGGAAGCCTCGAAACACTCTCCAGAACGCTTGAGGACTATTACTCTCTCTTCGTCTATCCGAACAAGCAACTGAACTTCCTCGATAGTCATGACCTCGTCCGCTTCCTCAACGCGGCGAAGAGAGATGATTCCGTGGAGCGCTTTCACATGGCCCTGGCACTGACGATGACCCTGCCAGGGATTCCGGTGATATACTACGGCGACGAGAGCTACCTGGTGAGCAAAGACGGAAAGGGCGACCCCTACAACCGGCCGATGATGGCCTTCAACAACACCACCGAGGCGGCTCATATAATCAGAATCTTAGCCGAGCTGAGAAAGGCCAACGATGCCTTGGCTTTCGGCGACTTCAGGACGGTTTACGCCAACTACTCCGTCTGGGCCTTTGAGAGAACCTTCGGAAGCCACAGGCTCTTGGTCGTCATGAACAAGGGCTCGCCCGTCAACCTGACCCTCAACCTTGAGTGGTCGGACGGAACATACCACGATGCCCTCTACGGGGCCAAGATGAGCGTTTCGAATGTAAAGGCATCCCTCGAACTCCCTCACAACAGCATCTACGTCTTCCACGTCGAAGGAGAGCAGAAAGAACCTCTCATCGGCTCGGTAACCCCTTACACGGCCAAGCCGGGTCAGAGAATCCTCATTGGAGGGGCGGGCTTCGGAAGCGGTGGAAGGGTCATCATCGGCGGCGCTGAGGCGAGGGTTCTTTCCTGGAACTCGACCGGGATACTCGTCGAGGTTCCCGAGGTGAGAACTCAAAAAGCGTGGCTCGACGTCGTGGTCGAGACAGGTGGAAATGTCAGCGAACCGGCAAAGCTGCGCTACTATTCGGGGAACGACGTTCCGGCGTTGCTGGCGTTCAATGCGAGCCTTGTGAATGCCTCACTCTCCGGAACGCTCTGGATCAGGGGCAGCCTCCCGGAGCTGGAGGAGCCGAGGCCCATGTTCAAATCCTCGACGGGCTACTACTTCACAGTGGTTCCGCTGCCCCAAAACGTCACCTTTTCAGTGGAACTCTACACCGGCTCGTCGTGGGGAGAGCTCAGCCCTCTGGGCATTACGCTGTATGGAAAAGCTGGAAAAACGGTGCTCCTGGATGATAAACCTCCAATAGAAAACCAAATCTCTTCAACGATGCCAACAACGACGATAGTCCACAGGCCCATTGGAGAGAACCCTCTCCCCTACCTCCTCGCCTCCCTTCTCCTGCTCGGGGCGGCGCTGATA
- a CDS encoding DUF257 family protein yields the protein MVVDNVGRILEGLLPGETVLLEYTSYVMPELLLKSFWDFCAEKGIPMIIDDVLDTFGEYLIKLDVGGFDVEGLQGVPVIKIGGSSRTGNVFGIVDVGRHSLDFGYYESIYTRARGDKFVFNPVLGFHKLFLSLSEREVLRLIRNLASFVGHRDRVAVYVVNSDIAGATFPAHLALFRDVATTVMSFDLVETEQVLRVVKSPNPDLRGSAVSIDLWARDF from the coding sequence ATGGTAGTGGATAATGTTGGGAGAATACTTGAGGGTCTCCTTCCGGGTGAGACTGTTCTTCTTGAATACACATCGTACGTGATGCCTGAGCTTCTGTTGAAGTCCTTCTGGGATTTCTGTGCTGAAAAAGGAATCCCGATGATAATTGATGATGTTCTCGATACCTTCGGTGAATACCTGATCAAGCTTGATGTTGGGGGTTTCGATGTTGAGGGACTGCAGGGGGTGCCCGTCATAAAAATAGGTGGTAGCTCGAGGACCGGCAACGTCTTTGGTATCGTTGATGTCGGCAGGCATTCCCTGGACTTCGGCTACTACGAGTCGATATACACGCGGGCGAGGGGAGATAAATTTGTGTTTAATCCCGTTCTTGGTTTCCACAAGCTGTTTCTCTCCCTGTCTGAGAGGGAGGTTCTCAGGCTCATACGGAACCTTGCGTCCTTCGTTGGTCACAGGGACAGGGTCGCGGTCTACGTTGTGAACTCCGATATAGCGGGCGCGACTTTTCCGGCGCATCTCGCGCTTTTCAGGGACGTGGCCACCACCGTTATGAGCTTTGACCTGGTGGAAACCGAGCAGGTTCTCAGGGTTGTTAAGTCTCCCAACCCCGACCTCCGGGGTTCGGCAGTATCCATCGATCTTTGGGCACGAGATTTTTAA
- a CDS encoding TldD/PmbA family protein — MNSSVETLVSILERENVEWELYWEVGRGGSFKIERERLERSQRKFYSGMGLRVGYNGRLGFSYITGLNHDRETLENFVKRTIKLARVSEVPFAGFPSVGKPRPVGGLYDRLIDEIPFEDAYALAGDFASKMAELKGEGVTLSGSLAFGVNTYGVANSNGVFLEERSTGMSVSAYAVKGGGRTGTGSYYQSYRSLQPFEELERAITLAIEEAELSAAAGKLGGYSGTLVLEPEAFGAILGILLENLYGDSVYFGRSRFSRPGEPAAAEGLTLIDDPSIEGLPGSYSFDGEGTPSRRTVLVEDGVLKSFLLDHTYASFLGMESTGNAVRDFRTMPHIGTSNLLVKPGKESLRDFEGVVVRKVFGEHTANPVSGDFSLTVELGYVVKNGELRPFRDNMLVGNAFEVLRSILAVGREPVRRGSFVSPRILVTARLV, encoded by the coding sequence ATGAACTCTTCCGTCGAGACCCTGGTGTCGATACTGGAGCGGGAGAACGTCGAGTGGGAGCTCTACTGGGAGGTCGGTAGGGGAGGCTCCTTCAAGATAGAGCGCGAGAGGCTCGAGCGCTCCCAGAGGAAGTTCTACTCGGGAATGGGCCTGCGTGTTGGCTACAACGGGAGGCTGGGCTTCTCCTACATAACCGGTCTCAACCACGACCGCGAAACGCTTGAAAACTTCGTGAAAAGAACGATAAAGCTCGCGAGGGTAAGCGAGGTGCCCTTCGCGGGGTTCCCCTCCGTGGGAAAGCCGCGCCCCGTCGGTGGGCTCTACGACAGGCTCATCGACGAGATTCCCTTTGAAGACGCCTACGCCCTCGCGGGAGACTTTGCGTCCAAGATGGCGGAGCTTAAGGGCGAGGGAGTTACCCTCTCCGGCTCGCTGGCTTTCGGCGTCAACACCTACGGTGTCGCGAACTCGAACGGTGTTTTCCTCGAGGAGCGCTCCACGGGAATGAGCGTTTCCGCCTACGCGGTCAAGGGCGGCGGGAGAACGGGAACCGGCTCCTACTATCAGTCGTACCGCTCGCTTCAGCCATTTGAGGAGCTTGAGCGGGCCATAACTCTCGCCATCGAGGAGGCGGAGCTGAGCGCTGCCGCCGGAAAGCTCGGGGGCTACTCCGGCACGCTGGTTCTCGAGCCCGAGGCATTCGGGGCGATCCTGGGAATTCTGCTCGAGAACCTCTACGGCGACAGCGTTTACTTCGGCAGGAGCAGGTTCTCGCGGCCCGGTGAGCCCGCGGCCGCCGAGGGGCTTACCCTCATCGACGACCCCTCCATCGAGGGTCTCCCCGGGAGCTACTCCTTCGACGGTGAGGGGACTCCTTCCAGAAGGACGGTTCTCGTTGAGGATGGTGTGCTGAAGTCCTTCCTCCTTGACCACACATACGCTTCGTTTCTGGGCATGGAGAGCACGGGCAACGCGGTTCGGGACTTCAGAACCATGCCGCACATAGGGACGAGCAACCTGCTGGTCAAGCCGGGGAAGGAGAGCCTCCGCGACTTCGAGGGGGTTGTTGTTAGAAAGGTCTTCGGCGAGCACACCGCCAACCCCGTCAGCGGCGATTTCTCCCTGACGGTTGAGCTGGGATACGTTGTTAAGAACGGGGAGCTTCGGCCATTCAGGGACAACATGCTTGTAGGAAACGCCTTCGAGGTTCTACGGTCAATCCTCGCCGTCGGGCGGGAGCCTGTTCGCAGGGGTTCCTTCGTATCTCCGAGGATTCTAGTCACCGCCAGACTGGTGTAG